The stretch of DNA tttttttattgttaagtGTATTGtatattcctttattctttagttgtttttaatttttttgctctTTTGTTATGAGACTTGGGTAAAGTTGCAGATGGCTTTgcttagttttataaaaaatttatttataaaaaaagcaTTAGggcattattttctcattttaagCTGTGAGGGAAGATATTAACACATTAAACTATTGTTATCACACTAAAATAGAACGAAAagacaaatattcttaaaaatttatctataatacaaataaataaaatattagcaTAAAGATGGTGTAGAAGTAAAGTTCAATTTTTAGTctgtgtttcattttttttcttttggtcttTAGTAGAGATGAATAATGGTGATGTAACTGTTtatgtgaaaatatttaattgatattatttatctattaaaatataaaaataaaatttattaaatatatttttatcttttttaaacaAATACTTTCACATGAATTGTGACATCATTAGTGTCCATCTCTTTAACGAGATGAACAACATTActcttttgttttatctttttgagATATAGTAGTAGTGTTTTATATAAgagattttattataaaataaataataattaggtatttaaataaaaattttgtgttAGGCTATGTATAAATACATTTTTGTCCCAAACAAACATATCTATTCTCTAGAgtaacaattcaattttttcaccaaattacctatatatatatatatatatataagaaaaaataaaaaaagcttATTGAATCCAAGGCTTGCACGAGGGTAAGTTGTTTGTTGGAGTGGCCCCTTGATGAGTGTTAGAGGTTTGggtttaattatattaatttttttaaaaaaaattaaacgaaTGAATACGTTCATGGTTTAGGATTAGAAAAATTTCACGTGTAATTACTTTTTTTGCtctctatatttatattttgagaaaaaaaaaatatttttactcttaCTTATAATCACCCATCATTACATCTTGCTTCTAGCCACCCATCATTGTCGACAACCCAAACTCCCATTGGAGATCGTGATGAACGCGATTGTCATCAGCTCTTACCCCTCACCCATTATTGTACtaacttctttctctttcttacCAAACCTATTTtcccatctctctttcttttgccGACGTTTCCTGCGGCCGTCATCATTGCAGATGAACCCCAAGGTTTGAGTGCATTCAGACACTCTCAAACCCTCCCGAACCCTAGGTTCAGGGGGTTTTGGAAGCATCCTCAAATGTTTGAGGGAGTTCAGGTGCGATGATAGTGGTCACAAGGtcgacgagagagagagaggggatgaGGGAAATGGATTCGATAGGAATGATGCCGacataaaagagagagagagagagactaacAGACATACATGCAAAGAGAcgaacaaagaaagaaatagatacATAGATAGAAGAGGGAAATGGGTTTGGTGGGAGTGATCTTGGTGgcagagagaaagagtgagggAAAATGAGTATGATGATAGTTGGGCTGTGGGAGCTGATGTGGTCGTAGGCGGGAGCTTGGACTGTTGGAAATTATGGGTGATGATGGTTAGGTGCGGTGATGGGTTTAgaagaatatttttaagaaataattatataatttataaaaagtgATTGTGAAAAGTAAAAGGGGgtgattgaaaataatttttttattaataatcagAAACGGGCCGTAGACGACATCTCAGAATCTCTCTCTGTGGCGTGGAGagattttctttccttttttaaaaaaataattaaatggaacTGAGAATGAGATTCAGAATGTCAAACATAAATGCCGCCATCAGATTCCCACGCTGTTCGTgtgttggattttatttttattttccgtctttttctttgcttgagttatttttacttttattaaaaaaaccattccttaaaaaaaatatatttcatagaAAAACTGATTAATCGGTCATCAAATTCAAAGCTTAGCccttaataattgaaattttcacGTGGCCTCGAATTTCAAATACAAAACTGTgagaaatgttatatttataaataaatttgagaaatatttttttataaatatataataatgttatttaaaattaacaataaatatactAACTATTATaaactataaataattttaaataaaattatactgaATGTATCTGTTACGTCgatttgtaaatattatttattaaattgatttgcgtattaatatttctcaataaACTATGTAAAGTATTATTTATATGCTGAATCTCAttgtgattatttaatttaacatatATGGAATCGtgcattaattaataatcattcaATGAAAGCAAGCTGGACGGGGATCTGGTTTGCCAcccaatttatttattatttatttatttaaataaattacattaagtatatatattcttaaaagttTAGTAAAATGAGACCGACCTCGTACACTTGTACTCACATCAAGTCgattggttttttgttttttttaataatttttttttagttaacgCATCATTACGAATGTTCTCACTATTTGGTCTCATGATTtcaataaaagagataaatcaatGAATTAAGTAGACAGGTTTCAACGCTTAACACAACTACAAACGTGAAGACGACAAACATCTAAATTTCTTTCAACaattcccttttctctttatttttgttttcatattacatctaaatttgattttataggTGGATCAAGCTCGCTTAAACTCAATCGAACCTTAATAAGGTTTGACTTTTGATATGAGATGAgcaataacaaatattttgatttgttgatCGAGGATAAGGACATTGAATATAGAGAAAAAGACGAAATTCTCAACAATAATagtaaaatatgtttttctctttctattttttacTAGGCTATTTTGCTTTCACTAGAGACTTTGACGGAGAAACTTTGACCAACAACAATCGTGTACCACTAGTGCATCAATAAATTCAATAGATTTACCAATACAATCAATCTACTAATCGATTAAATTGAATTCAGGAGTAAAATCGAACTAAATCGATCGATTAATCTGAAAAACCAAACTAAACAATaacttaaaaaatcaaatctaaattgattaaactgaataaatacaaaaatctcaaagaaaatcaaaataaccaataaAAAGCATACAAAACTAAAGAAaacgatattattttataaatattaaaataatatcatttcaaagttcagttcATTTGATTAATTTGGTCATTTCAATCAAAAAATCGAACGacaaactaaaaattgaacatttaaaaaaaattaaccaaattttTGCTCAATAAATTCGATTcgattaattcaaataaattaaacttttacTCTCTCCTACTATTATTTTGGCCAAGGAACCTGTAAAATTCTTAAAACTATTTTGAATAGCCCATTTTCATGAACTTTGATTTAATCCATATGATTTGTACTAGTTTGTCCCTGATGGTTGTTAAGAAAAGTGAATGGAATAGTTCAGCTTGATCTTATGGGAACAATTACGCCTCTCTCTTGGATGCTTGCTCTTAATTATATCGTGTATGGGTAGTGAATTATTTTATGATGATTATTAATTGGACTGATGAATTCTCCAATTTTGACATATAGAAGTTCAGTtgtttggggttttttttttttttgtttagtaaTTAtcttttctacttaatttattgTAACATAACtcttattattgaataatttgatttaCAGCCCCTAGAATCCCTAGTCTCTGTAAAGCTTTTTAGCTAGGCTATCTatcttttaaatactttttctaacaaaaatatgttgaaaattttggtatATTCATATGTCATAAAtgagtaattaaaaaattattttgaaatatatagaatataatatataatttatattattataaaaataaaaaaataaaaggaaaaaagcaAAATGTACACTATTCACGCGCTATACACGTGGGCTGCTGATTGATTGGCACCATGTGAGGCGCACAGCACAAATTGAAATCATGGACggctataaaattaataatgcgTATAAGAGAAATTTGCttgaattatatattataaaaatattatatatatttatatatataattgaggaAGGCACTTTTGCCTCTTAGGCCTCTCCCTTTTCTCTgcatcttctttcctttctcgttccttcttcctcctctataAACAGAGGGCATACTTTacgaaaaatataataataaaattattagtaaaattattttataaaattcccatactcttttgattttaatagtatttaattaatattttaattcgTTATTAGACTTTAAAGTTTGTGCTAATTCCTCAATTAATAAACCATTATACTTTGAGAAACAAATGTCAATTAGTCTCTAACACTTTTAGTTAGACGATGAATATGTTTTAAAGAAATAGCGTGTTACACAAATATCaatttattatctattttatatattgttatgtttttatttttccttatacaattaatattatattattttaatatttttatactgtcaatttaaatataatattaaaataattatatttttaaacaataattacagtattataaatataattattttattatgattggGTAACAAAATAAACACTAGTCTGTCTTTCAAATGCATGAactatataatatttttcagcTAATTAAGACACACAATTAATTACATGTTGAACAACAATTAATACATTCATTGAAATAAGAGAATACAGTCTGAacaacacaatatatatatatatatgcttagcAAGATAAAAAACCcagcatatacatacatatgaaATGCAACTAAATCAATTAAACACCCATGATGCAAGCCTTGAAAACCCATTATTATTAATGACCTAGCCACCCGATgccccaaaatcaaaatcaagcaAACAccttaattaaatctcaattgaAATAACATGCTCTATGTGATCCGACAGCATTAGGGTATGATTGCCCAGGGGCAATATCCTCCTTCCATGCACATCTGCATAGCTAAGATGTTGACAAGGATTCACCACGATGCCCGTTTCAGTAGATTCGTGGGATACAGTATGAACACGATCAAAACCAATTAGTTGTTTCTGTGGAGCACCTGCAACTGGTTTTGGCCCTTTTGAAAACAAGAGCACAACATGGCTCCCATCCCTGTTGCCGTTATTCATGACAGAGACCCGTGTGTTGAATATCAAGGAATCACAGTAATAATATCCTAGGTCGTCAACGTGAACATAGTTAAGTTCATTTTCTCTTGCGTGTAAATTTGCCTTTCTAGATGTAGCTCTAATAGGTCCCAATACGCTTAATTTGTTTGGTGCTGAAAGGAGTGTGTATGTGAAATTTGTGTAACTTAAGCCATGtccaaattcataaattttatcTCCATTGTAAAATCGATGTGTTCTTCCAGGATAACCACGAGAAGGATCGGGTCGCATATTCATGTCAGCCATCGATATAGACGTAAACGATTCTGGGTACCATGTCATAAGTAATCTTCCACCTGCATGtgttaaaacatatatatatttcaaaaaagacATACAAATgtcattttacttttaaaataaaaatttgtgcataatgtaaaatattattatatattatctatctatatatgatgattgttatttaataatatatttaactaATAATAGCCAAACTACTAATTAAATCATTTGTTAAACCATTAAATTGACTCCAAATgaatgattttaattaattagggtCTAAAGAATGCTTTTAGCTaccttaatttaattatccatcgatcccatatatatatatatatatataccattcaagttaatggattttttttggttatactAACCTGGATTATaatctccaaaaataatttctgCAACTGCTTTTCCACCGGTTTCTCCGGGATAACCGATCCATAAAATACTTGCAATTCGTGAGTCTGACTTAGCAAATGACACGTCGACTGGCCCACCTCCGGTAAGAATTAAAATGAGCGGTCTTTTAACTACTGAAGCGACCTCAGTGACGAGATCCATTTGGTAGCCAGGCAAGAGCAGACTATAACGATCGAGCAGTTCAGTTTCTTGAGAAGTATCTAGCCCCGCTACAACAATCACAACTTCAGCTTCCTTGGCAATGGAAAGGGCCTCATTAAATCCTTCCCTCGTTTTGCACGGTACACCATCCGTACAGCCAGCTGCATATGTTATTTTCTTCGCATATGATTCAAATCCATCCAAAATGCTCTTTGGCCTGCAAGGAACTCCTGTACACagtagatagatagatagatagatatatgtaaaaaaaaccCACCCGGcccatgaatgaatgaatgaatcaatcaatcaattaaccaAGAAATTAATTAGCGTGAAATTAAGCATATAATTAAACTAATATTTAATTAGCAGGTAACAAATTAAAAGAGGGCAAATTAATTAACCTAGCTAGCTACCTGCGTAATCACCACCCAATGAGGACTTGTTGTTTGCCATTGGACCAATAATAGCCAGGGAAGAGATTTGATGTTTAATCAAAGGAAGAAATCTATTGTCATTCTTTAGAAGCACAGTGCCCTGCCTTGCTGCTTCAAGTGCCAGTTCATTGTGCTGTGCAGTGCAAACATCTCCAGGTCCCAAGCTTCCATATTTTCTATTTGCGGTTGCGGGATCTCCGTCAAAAAGTCCAAGACGAATTTGAACCGAAAACAGATTAAGAAGAGCTCTGTCGATGGCTGCTTCCTTCAACTTCCCTTTTGCTACTGCAGATTTGCCAAACACGGATATATATGGTCCACACTCAATATCCATTCCTGCcaacccaaaaaaagaaaaacaatatataaataatatatatgttgacTTAAAAAAGATTAGAATTTAAAAAAGGAAACCTGCGTCCAGAGCAGCAGCTATTGCTTCTTCAGCAGTCTTGGTATAATTATAACGTTCGTGTATAGCGAAGACAGCACCGCAGTCAGATGTGATATATCTGTAGTAGaatttaaaagtttattttgtaaaatcaaTATATAGTTAtcattttttacttatattaattaaggaagtaaatattcatatatatatatatatatatatatgattgaaCAAGAGATCGATCGAGTAAGTACCCTTTGAAACCCCATTCTTTTCGAGTAATCTCCAAGATATCCTTTCTTGCACATGTTGGTATCCCATTCAGCGAATTGTATGAACACATTAAACAACTTGCTTTACCATCTTGAACGCAACTCTTAAATGGTGGTTGATATGTGTCCTCTAGATCTTGTTGTGAGACCTGAATATATAtgaagataaacaataaaaagataaaataaaatagggagataaataattaattttttgaaatacatatatatgtatatatatatataggaaagtGTCAGCCATTCTTCTTATCTAGTGTCTATTACTATTTGgtaatataattttgtttttgtttgtaaaaatcattattaatttgtgAGAATCAGTTTAAggaaaagcaaaaatttttaaattcctcCCTTACCACAGCATCGAAGTTGTATCTCTCATAGCTCCCCCATTCGTCCATATCGTAGGCAGTGTAATGCTTGCAACAAGCAGACGCCATCAACCCaccctcttcttcctcctctagcTCTCTCCTCTCCCCACCAAACCCATTTCCATTTCCGCTGCCCACTCTCCGATCCTCCCCCTGAAACCCCTTCACGAACTCCACGGCATACGCCGCCGCGACCAGCGGATCTTCTCCGGTGGTCTCTTGGCCCCTTCCCCATCTCGGGTCcctgaaaatattaatattagggGCCCAAAACGTCAACCCGGCTTGCCCGACGTTGAAAAGCGCCCGGGCCTCGACGGCAGTGGCCGAGGCAATCTTGTACCACAGAGTTCGGTTAAAGGAAGATCCGGTGACGATGACTTGAGGGAAGCTTGTGGCGGATGAGATTAATCCATTGAAGGTGACACCGGGGCCAAGGTCGCCGACCCCATGCAGGGCCTCGCACCACCAGTCATAGGCGGGTATGCCGAGCCTCGGCACGGCGGTGGCGTTGTCAACGAGCAGTGGAACCTTCTCCGGGAGGGTGAGGAGGGAGATGAGAGATTGAGCTCTGGCGGTGACTGAAAGGGAGGTGTTGCAGAATGGGTAGGTGTTGTGTGGCGGGTTGCAGGCCACACGGGCTTGAGGCCATGAAGAGATGGCAGTTGCAGGTGGAGTGGCAAAGCCCAAGTGCGAGAGGCTTGGGATGATGATGGTGACCAgctggaagaagagaagaaagctcCATTGACGATTGGCAGACATGTCATCTGCTTGGATTATGTGCAGTAATGGTGGTTGGGCGAGATGGGTACTAGTATAAGTAGATCTAGATAAGGGATACGGGGGAGATGCAAGCGATTTTTCTGGATGGACAGGGATTGGTTACATAGTTTTGTACAGAAGGGCTTTTACATTACAGATTGGTTTATAGGGAGAGAAATTGACCATTTTCCCCCTGTGTGAAATTGACCATATTGCCCTTGTGTAAACTCTCTATCTTCCCCCAAAAGGTGCAGAACGCCTTAACTTCTCTCTGCTTCAGAACGCCtaacctctctctttctctctctcccaataTCTCTCCCCCTTTGACTTTCTCAATGACAGCTCTGCAAATCACTGATCAACACTCTCATAAGTTCATTAATATTTCGGGCTGTTCGAACTTCCAAGTTGCATTCTTCAATTCTTAATCTCCTCTTAAGGAAATATTTGCCTCTGTATAAATATACCATAAATCAacttatttctaaattttgagtGCATCCATAAATATATTTACGCAGAcactaaatttaataaatacatttttaataagtaaaaagatcaaaaaaagagaaatggaCAGCAAACGAGgagctattttcttttttgctgaaaaaaataattttaaagaacATGGAGCTATTTTTAATCTGAAAATTTGAAGGAGAATAACaacacaacaataataatatattcagCCTTTATTTCACTATGTGAGATCggttatatgaattctagacttttatatatttcaattttttgtcatatttttatttagatccatacatttcatatcaaactttaatatctttttcaaagtcttcttagatcTGTCCccacctctttttttgactaattgtttcatttcatcaacttttCTCACATAAGCGTCCCTTGATCtttttctcacatgaccaaattaTCTCAGTCTAGtctttctcacatttttctcgattgacactactcatatcttattacgaataacctcatttataattttatttttttttgtatggccacacattcatcttagcatcctcaacTCCGCTAcgttcattttttatttatgctggtatttgactgtctaacattctgagtcatacaacaaaactggtcttatagaatttttcattcagttttaatgggattttatcatcacatcaCACCTTCGatgcatttttccattttatccAACATGTCTTAactctatgcgtgacatcctcataaatttgtctttctttttgaattgttgatctcaaatatcgaaaatagttttttctttatatgatttggtcttccaattttattataacatcctccactcttacattcttactaaatttatattccatATATTGAAGAAcaatgtaaaaataatattgattacAATATAAGACTTGTATCCCAGAAACAATGATCAGAGGAAAGCAGATCTGAATCGTCAAGTAACAATGACCTTGCAATGTTGATCGAAAAAAAGCATCAATGGCCACTTGAGGTGAATCCACAAAAAGATAGAGAGTGAGAGGTTGGTGATGGAGACGACAGGTGGTTCTGTAGTGGCGACACATTCACGAGGAGCTTGGAGGCGATGGCTATGGCGATAtcgagaaaaaaatacaaaacataaaaataaaatcaaacacatGAACCATGCCGGAGTCTAATAGAAGCATCTACGATGAGTGGGACATATCAAGTGGCCATTCCAACATCATGCAAGCATTGGATTCAAATGCCCCCAGGGTATAGGTCAATTGACAAGGATGAGTGCTATGTCAGTGTTAATTTGATGGAGCCCGTGTTCGAACATTCCCCTACACAATGAGGCAAAGCATCACGCCTATAATTTACCTCTTTTGTGTAATCGAGGGCACGAACACAAGAGGCCACGCAAGGGCGACCATCCCAAGCATTGGATTCAAATTTAAGTGTGGgtgattatataaatttatttttatagtttatctttaattaaaatataaatatatataaaataatattttttatatatatttatgagtattagttctataaataaatatataatatcttatattattataatgatattttttctctttaattttttttaatttaatttttttatatatatattttttattcttttatatgtttGGTAATTTCATGATGACCTTTTTTTGGATCATAAATACGTTCACAATCAATTAATCTCCATCCAAGTTTCATTAATTCCATTGTTTTCCCTTATTGCCCTTCCTCCTTGAAATTACCATCATTGTGTAATTCTCTGTCGCtcgtattttcaattttattgtcCTTTCTTCTTACCTTATAAAGCATACAGCCAaagattttcaattatttattgggAGAAACTATTTTCATGTCCCGCGTCTTATAAATGGTATAGTAATGACACTACAACTCAAGAAGAGTGAATTAagtatttgagaaatttaaaaatttttaagagattttaaaaataaaatataaaaataataaaatgcaattaaaataaatataagataggcacaataatttatagtggttcaatcAAATGATTTACGTCCACTCCCTTAACTTCTTattaaagatttcaaataattcACTAAACTTTCAACCACGCCCAGGAGGTCCTTTAGCAACTTTGTTAAAAATTACAACATTTTACTTCATAAGGAGGCCCTTTAGCTCACAAATAAACTCTCTAGctcacaaattaaaaaataaatctccTACAAATAATGTAGATCCTCTAATTATACAACttaagaaaatacaaaattatacaaaGAGAGAATATCTAAGAGAAGACACATTGTTATAAATAGTATAAGAATGACATCACAATTTAAGAGGGCaatgaattgagtgtttaaaatatttaaaattttataaaaaaatttaaaaacaagatataaaaataaataaagattaaaacgATAACGTTTTGaccaaatatatatgttatttgtagattataataaatttaattaagataataaCAACTCTAATCAAAATCGAATGATACCTTAGAAACAATTTtatctaataataaatataaaaacatgaTTGTTATCGtaaggattataaaaaaaataaaaattaaaaattttcttactttttaaattttgaatttttttaaatattttaaatcttaattctaaaaattaagtgGATGGCACCTCCTTACTGAAGGTACGACAAAAAAACATTATGAATATATGTCAGAATAAAGTAGAAAACTACAATtacaataaagtaaaaaaaaacaaaaatcatcatAAAGTAGTAGTTATTCACCGAGAATGAAGAAGCCTATTTAAGTTTCTCTCTG from Diospyros lotus cultivar Yz01 chromosome 6, ASM1463336v1, whole genome shotgun sequence encodes:
- the LOC127804052 gene encoding probable beta-D-xylosidase 6, with translation MSANRQWSFLLFFQLVTIIIPSLSHLGFATPPATAISSWPQARVACNPPHNTYPFCNTSLSVTARAQSLISLLTLPEKVPLLVDNATAVPRLGIPAYDWWCEALHGVGDLGPGVTFNGLISSATSFPQVIVTGSSFNRTLWYKIASATAVEARALFNVGQAGLTFWAPNINIFRDPRWGRGQETTGEDPLVAAAYAVEFVKGFQGEDRRVGSGNGNGFGGERRELEEEEEGGLMASACCKHYTAYDMDEWGSYERYNFDAVVSQQDLEDTYQPPFKSCVQDGKASCLMCSYNSLNGIPTCARKDILEITRKEWGFKGYITSDCGAVFAIHERYNYTKTAEEAIAAALDAGMDIECGPYISVFGKSAVAKGKLKEAAIDRALLNLFSVQIRLGLFDGDPATANRKYGSLGPGDVCTAQHNELALEAARQGTVLLKNDNRFLPLIKHQISSLAIIGPMANNKSSLGGDYAGVPCRPKSILDGFESYAKKITYAAGCTDGVPCKTREGFNEALSIAKEAEVVIVVAGLDTSQETELLDRYSLLLPGYQMDLVTEVASVVKRPLILILTGGGPVDVSFAKSDSRIASILWIGYPGETGGKAVAEIIFGDYNPGGRLLMTWYPESFTSISMADMNMRPDPSRGYPGRTHRFYNGDKIYEFGHGLSYTNFTYTLLSAPNKLSVLGPIRATSRKANLHARENELNYVHVDDLGYYYCDSLIFNTRVSVMNNGNRDGSHVVLLFSKGPKPVAGAPQKQLIGFDRVHTVSHESTETGIVVNPCQHLSYADVHGRRILPLGNHTLMLSDHIEHVISIEI